TTCCCTCGCCTCCTCGCTTTCCCTGCGGTGCCGAGGACACCGGGGatgtttctccctttttctccccatatTTGTGCCCAGGGGCAGCAGGGAGCCCCGCACGCACCTCccggggagccggggctgcTCCAGCTGAGTATCACCACCTTAAATAAAACATGCCAGCAGGAGCACGCGGCTGCTGTGCGTTCGCTCTCTTTATTATTTCATACCTCTGGTTCCCAGGCGGGTTTAGCTACTTTGCTTGCTGAGCGCTCGCCTGTGGCCTCCGTGTCCCTGGCAGAGCCGCAGGGTCCCCGGGGTCCTCGTGTCCCTTCCTCTGCCACCATCTCCGTGTCCAGCATCGCCTCCCTCATTGCTGGACCCTGCAAAGCCTGTGAGGGTTTGAACACACCTCTCGGATGAGGGGAAGCGGGATGGATCCATCCGGATGGGTCCTGATGGCATCCGTCTCTCTGTCTGCAGAGGATGAGCTGCGGGTACATCCTGTGCACGGTCCTGCTCTCGGTGGCTGTCCTCCTGGCGGTGACGGTCACGGGGGCCATCCTCTTCATGAACCACTACCACACGCCCGTCACCGAGTCACCCCCTGTAATCAGCACCAACCCTGAGGAGGCCAACGCGCTGGTCACCATTGAGAAAGCCGACAGCTCCCGCATCAACATCTTCATCGACCCCAACTGCCCCGACGCGACGGGCACCTTCGGGCGCCTGGAGGGGCTGCAGACCTCCGTGCTGCGCGCCGTCACCGACCACGACGCCGAGGCCAAGGCCACCAAGAGCCAGCAGAAAGCCCTGCTGGTCACAGTGGCGGACGAGGTGGCCAAGCTGCTGACGCACACCGTGCAGCTGCGTGCCGACTGCGACGGCCTCAAGAAGGGGCACAGCGCCATGGGACAGGAGCTCAGCGCCCTGCAGGGTGAGCAGGGCAGGCTCATCCAggtgagctggggctgggggtgccacACGGTGCTTCTTGGGGACAGACCTgccctgtccccatgtccctggAGCATGACTGCTTGCAGCCGCTGCCCACGGTGTCCAGGGGAACCTCCGGCAGAAGGAGCTGAGGTTTAAGGCAGGCGCTTGGGAATTGCAAGTTAGGAAGCACAACTTCAGCTCCAGCTCATCAGCCGCCTGCGTCTCGCTGCCAAACCGCCCCGGTGCCGGCAAGCCAGGTGTGCAGCCTCCCACACTGCAGGTCTCCCAGCTCCAGGTCCAGTTTGGGGGCTCTGAGCAGAACCAAGAACAGCACAGGACCATCCGAAGAGCGGTTCATGCAGCCATCAGCCCCCCCTTATTTACAGTCCCCAAAATTTCCCAGCTGATGAACTGTGTTGAAATGTTTACCTGGTATACCGGGGATCTTCCGGGCGTTGTAGCAAGACCCAGGGCAAGGCTGGATGCTCGGCTCTGTGCCCATCCctcctggtgctcagctgtccGGAGCTGCTCGATCTTCGCTGCTTCGCTTcactccccatcctgctgctttgctgcagccaCCCCACGTCACTTGCCTGACCCAGGTCACCTCGGGGGACAGTGGAGAGCCGGCGGCTGTCTCAGGACACGGCTATTCCTGCTGCCTCCACGATCCCGTCCCCTTGCCCAGAGATGCTCTTTATCCCGCGGGGTGGCGGCACTGACGCACCCAGGTTCGGGGATTTCTCAGCCCCGACGGCAATAAGCGCTGTCTGGACCCTGACCTCGGGCCAAAAAGCACCGGAGATGCTGTATGGGACCTGCTGTGGCTTTTACGTCCCCATCTGACCCCCACCAGCCCATAATCTGGCAGGGAGCGTTGCTGCCCACAGGCGCTTGGGGAGCCATGGGAGCGGGCAGAGCATCCCCGcagtggggtggtggtggggctgggcgGTGGAAGGGGTTTAACCACGTTTAACCTTGTCCCTCTTAACATGTCCGCCACCCACAGCTGCTCTCAGAGAGCCAGACCAACATGGCTCGGCTGGTGAGCTCCGTCAGCGACGTCCTGGAAACGCTGCAGAAGGAACGTGGCGGCGCCCGGCCCCGGCTCAAGGCTGACCTGCAGCGAGCGTCGGCCAGGGGAGCAcggccccggggctgctccaACGGTGAGACGGTGTCCCCATCGGTCCCCGGGGAGAGGGATGTGCCTGGGGCTGCTCTCAGCAGGTCTCTGCCTaagaagaagggaggaagacaaccagcctggagaagggattTAATACGGTGGGGGGGTGGCAAGGAGTTGGGAgagatggggcaggaggaagatgGGAAGTTGTGTTCTAGAAGGTGTGTTTCTCACTGTGCGGCCCCCAGTTGTCCATAAACCAGCCTGCAAAGCCAGCACAAAAGCCACTTTGCACCCCTGCAGACCTACCTGTTCCCCACGCAGACATAGCTGGGGCAAAATCAGAGAGGGAAGTGATCGTTCCCCTTCGTTTGGGTGCAGACAGCAGCGCTGCACGGGACTCAGAATAAACAGTCACATTCATCATCATTTGGTTAAGATGAAGCTGAGTAAGACTGTCCCGGTGCCACGAGCACGTGCCCAcactctgcctgcagctgcctccaGGCATcagctcccttctccccagctggGTCCCAGCCCTCCCTCGCCGTCCCACGGGGACATGGAGTCGGTCCCTGCCAGCTGCCGGCGGGGAGTCCCCACGGTGGCcgcgtcccccccccgccgggcaCCGCTCGCCCTGAGCGTcggaggagaaaggagggaaagaacaAGGCAGCACTGAGCCGCCAACTAGAGCTGGCAGCAAGGTTCAGAGCCTGAAAGAAATGGCAAGACATTAAATTAGAACATTAATTAACCAGCTTTCCTCTCGTCCCACCCCATCCCAATGCCACACTGCAGGCTCCCGGCCCCGAGACTGCTTTGACATCTATACGAGCGGACAGCAAGAGGATGGGATTTACTCCATCTTCCCCATGCACTATCCCTCCGGCTTCCAGGTCTACTGCGACATGACGACTGACGGGGGTGGCTGGACGGTAAGCTGCTGCCGTGCTGGGGGCCACCGGGCGATGCCACCGCCGGCTACGGGCTGTCCCCACGCCGGGATGCTGGGGGTGGGACACGTCACTCTCAGCGCTTGGACGTGTCATTGGGATGGGGGGATAAATGCTAACGGGGTCTGGCTGcgcacagggtgcccagagccATGGGGAAGCAGGCGAACAGGTTTGAGCGTGTTATGTGTGCCGCAGCATCGGCAGAGCTGATCCCGGtggccctgccctgggctggcgGAGCTTGGCTGGAGCTGGAGGGTGGTTTCGGGGGGGGGAGCCGGGTGCCAGGGCTGGAGTTCATCCTTGGTAGGGCTGGTGCCCAGCTGGGGCACAGCGTAGCTGCGTTGTGCCATGGGGTGAATGACTGTGCTTTGCCCTATCCTTGTGGTCCTGGTGAGCTGGTGCCAGGGCTCAGGACAGACCCCAAATCCTGGTCAGGAGAGACCCCAAATCCAGCGGTTTTTGCCTCGTCTAACACAGGGGTGCCCGGGGCAGCGCCGGTGCCATGCTGATTCACTCGCTCCCCGGCCGCCCTGTCCAATTCACTTTGCTGTGGCGGCTGCAACAGCCCTGTAATCACAGTAATGGGGGAAGGGAGCGGGGGGACGGGGGGCACGGTGCTGGCAGCCCCAAGCCTGGAGACCTCCTTTGCCCTGGGGGTCCCTTGGGTGCCGGTGGCCCCTACCCAGGGGGGCATCGCTcggggtgctggcagggcagcgaGGGGGCCCAGGGAGGCAGCGGGGGGCCCAGGGGAGGGGTGGGCAGGCAGCCGCTTCCCTGAGGACATGCTGGGTGAGCCGAGCCGGCCAGTGCCCCTCCAGCTGGGTGCTCTAGGAAACAAATCCCCACGATCTGATTCTCCTAAGCAGCTTTGAGCAGTGCCAGGAGGGAGCTTAGCCCCCCTGCCCTTGGGGGGGCTGATGAGCCTTTGGCCTTGGTCTACCCAGAGCCCACCCCAGGCGGGAGCAACCTGTCGTGCGCAGGTCGGtaccagcagctccagccgggaaactgaggcacagcacagccctgggtACCCCACCTCCTGGGGGGCTCAcagagggaaaggcagggggGACCCCACTTGCTCCCCAGGGTGGGGAGGGTCCTTGCAAACCCCGTGCACAGCCTCCGCCAGCTCCAGCCATGCTCAAGCACCGCCTGAAGAGCAGCCCAAGGTGATTAGCGAGACACTCAGAGGCTTATTTAAAGCTGCTGCAGCCCGGAGGGCTCTGGCTGGGTTGGGGGCGAAGCAAATGATTTTACACCCGGCAGCATCGAGGGCTCCGGCAGCATCGAGGGCTCCGGCAGCAGGGCCAGTACGGTGGTGCCTGCAGCACCAcagccaggcagcacccagctctgccctgccacGACTGGGGCAGAGGAACCAAACCGGGTGCCGAACCCCAGCATTCTGGAACCGGGCGCATCCAGAGCGGGGCTGAGGGTGCTCGCCCCCAGACTCCCATTTCTTGTGGCTACTCTGCAGCGCAGGGTCCCAAACATACCTTGAGCCCcccagggtggtggtggtggggtgtcTCAGCCGCctcctgtggggctggggacacggaGGGAGTCCCTGGGGCACTGACTCAGCCAGGCTCCAGGTAAGCCATGGCACAGCTGAGCATCGtggtgcagagctggggaaatttccctcccctcctcctctggagTGATTACTCCTGACATTTGGGCTTATTTGCatgtgggtgggtgggtggaagCGATGGCAGCAGCTGAATCAATTTTGACTTGGGAGCTGCTGAGCTAAGCCTTAGCCTGCATGGACGGCTTAGAGACCACGGGAACGGGGGAAGAGCCACCCTGATGCCCCACTGGGGAGAAACCCACCTGGGGTTACTCACCAGGTGCTGCTCAGCACTCCCCTGTCCCCATGGCATGATTTGCAGTGTCACCCTGTCCCCTTGCCAGAGGCAGGGTCACTGGTCGTTCCCCATCCCCTTCGTGGGGAAGGCTGAGCAAGGCACAGCCCTTGCCGGACCAACGCCTCTCCTCCCCACGGCGGCTGCATCCAGCCCGGGGCAGTCGAAGTCCCCTGTGCTGTGTGAGCGactgcagctctggggctgtTTGCTGCCTGTTTTGCATAGTCAAAAAGCAGAGATCCGGCAGAGAGGGCAGCCAGCATCAGTGTCCATGCAGGGCAGAGTGACACGAAGGCAAAGAAATGTGGGAGGGAAGAGCTGGGGAGTCCCCCGCACACCCCCCCAGTCTATTTTGTCCCCCCGTGGTCCTGCCCACCAGCAGTGGGGCCATGTTTGC
This genomic stretch from Balearica regulorum gibbericeps isolate bBalReg1 chromosome 20, bBalReg1.pri, whole genome shotgun sequence harbors:
- the FIBCD1 gene encoding fibrinogen C domain-containing protein 1; translation: MGNERWKTMGGASQLEDGQQEKSQRMSCGYILCTVLLSVAVLLAVTVTGAILFMNHYHTPVTESPPVISTNPEEANALVTIEKADSSRINIFIDPNCPDATGTFGRLEGLQTSVLRAVTDHDAEAKATKSQQKALLVTVADEVAKLLTHTVQLRADCDGLKKGHSAMGQELSALQGEQGRLIQLLSESQTNMARLVSSVSDVLETLQKERGGARPRLKADLQRASARGARPRGCSNGSRPRDCFDIYTSGQQEDGIYSIFPMHYPSGFQVYCDMTTDGGGWTVFQRREDGSVNFFRGWEAYRDGFGKLTGEHWLGLKRIHVLTVQGSYELRIDLEDFDNGTAFAHYGSFGVGLFSVDPEEDGYPISIADYSGTAGDSFLKHNGMKFTTKDLDNDHSENNCAAFYHGAWWYRNCHTSNLNGQYLKGHHSSYADGIEWSSWTGWQYSLKFTEMKIRPIREEN